In Mustela lutreola isolate mMusLut2 chromosome 16, mMusLut2.pri, whole genome shotgun sequence, the genomic window GCTTCTGTGAGGAGGTGTGTGCTCAGGATTCCCACAGATGTAGAAATGGGAACGACCTTCATTCAGGGTGAAGGGAACTGCATGAGGAAAAGCAGGGAGGTGTGACTGCCTATCCTGAGAGCTCCTCCTTGCTTTCAGGACTCAGTTTCCGGGTCCACCTTCAAGGTCCCTCATGCCCTATTTTCCCTGATCTGAGGGTCTCCGTGAGCCTTCTCCCTCCTCAGCCACAGCCTGCCAATGCACCCATGACTGGGACAACCGCAACCCAATCCTAtggctttccctctccccaccttccgCAAAGATCGAGCTCAAACTCATTTATTGACAAATAGATTGACAACGTTTAAAAGCGTGCTTGTGGGTCCCATGTGCTAGGAACTCCGCGGGGGCACTCTGGGGCCCTAGGTGGAACGGGCGATGCAGGAACGTCACCTAGAGGCTCCGAAATGCAATAAACGGTGCCAGGAAGAGGACACTTGGACCGTAGCGACGCGCCCAGCCTGAGGGCCGACTTCCTGAAGTGGTGCCCGAAGTTACGCCTGACCGAAGAAAGCCAGCCGTGACCTCCGCGGTCCAGCACCTACGCGCTCGAACGCCCCGAACCGTTCGACTGCCTTCTCTGTGTATTCGCCGGGGCAGTCTGCACGTTTCCGGATTAACGTACAGAGGGCGCCGAGGCCACCGCTCCCCCTACACCGCAAGCTGAGGTCTGGGAGGGCAGCTTGTCCCTCTAGCGACCCCGTCGCCACGCCACGCCCCCCACACCCGCCCGTTCCCCGGAAGTGCCTCGGCCGGAGCGGAAGTGCACGCCTACGGCGGCCGGCAGCAGTTTCGCGATGGTGGGCGGCGGTGGGATGGGGGGCGGCCTCCTGGAGAACGCTAACCCGCTCATCTATGAGCGCTCTGGGGAGCGACCGGTGACCGCCGGCGAGGAGGACGAGCAGGTTCCAGACAGCATCGACGCGCGCGAGATCTTCGATATCCGCCGCTGCCGCGCGGGGTTGGGTTCtctggggcctgggagggggcTGAAGTGATGCTGTCCAGTAGTTAGTGGAGCTTATCGGTGCTGGTCATTCCCCGCTGAGGGTTCTGAGTGGGCCAGCGCACACAGTCCCTTTTCCTTCACTTGCCACATCTGATTCGCTCCATCAATGACCCAGAGCATCCACTGACCCTGGAAGAGTTGAACGTAGTGGAGCAAGTCCGGGTTCAGGTGAGTCACTGCCTGCGTCCGAGGGGGGCAGATGGTTCGGAAGAGTCAGAAAAGTTTATCTGCACCAGGAGCTTACGGACTTGTCAGGATATCTTCGGAAGGGGGAGGATTGctgtgcccattttatagataaggaaacgcCTATGGAGGCTAGACGATTATCCTGAAGCAAAATACTAAGGCGAAGGAGAAGGCAGTCCTTTTGAGATCTCATTCTTCCAACCAGGTGAGCGACCCCGAGAGTACGGTGGCTGTGGCCTTCACACCCACCATTCCACACTGCAGCATGGCCACTCTTATCGGCCTGTCCATCAAAGTCAAGCTTCTTCGATCCCTTCCCCAGCGTTTCAAGGTAAATTGGAACTGAGCCCCAGGGATAGGGCAGGGGTGAGCTTGTGCTACTGAGGAAGCCTCGGAGAGTGTGAACAGGGACATCAGAGTGAGGCCTGCAAGGATCCCAACTAACAATGATGAAACTGGGAGGAGCCTTTCCAGTTGAATGGGACAACAAGGATAAAGGCCTGAGGTGGGAAGTGCAGAAAAGTAGTGAGTGTGGCAGGAAGGGGAGTGGAAGCTGTAGCTAGATTTGGAGCAGGGATAGGGCACAGGCAGTCCTTTAAGCCAACAGTAGGACCCAGTTCTTTGGGTAGAGATGGAGTGGCTTTGGGTGGGTTTGGGGCATAATGGAAGGTCCAGAGTCCACAGTCACCATTAGGAGGTGGGAtcggtgggaggtggggagtggggggaagagggTCGAGGGGGTAGACAGGTGATAAATGCTCAGGCCCCATCTGTCTCCCTCCCAGATGGATGTGCACATTACACCAGGAACTCATGCCTCGGAGCATGCAGGTGAGTGTGGGCTGATGTTGAGGCATTGGCCCTGAGGCTTCCCCCTTGCCTTGGTGGTTTGCAGGGCAAGATGGaaggagggggcctgggtgggtgACTCCTCAGGGAAGGCGGCAGCTTAGAGTGAAGCTGGCTTAAGTCTCCTGTGCTTACCATGTTTCtccattcctgctctctctcctaaGGACACAGCACCAGGGTGTGTCAGACGTGATAGTACAGGAGGTAGCAGACACAGGCAGCCAGGTGGGAGGGATCCTAATAGGGTGGGGGTAGGTGTTGGCTCAGGTGGTTTGGGTGGCTTGGTCAAGGCTTGGGGTCACGGGAAGGAGGTGACAGGAGGTTGGTGCAAGTGTGTACCTATATATGCAAAGGTTAGAAGTGGGGTTGGCTGGCAGGTTGGCCAGAGCCTGGCTTTGATCCTCCTTccccattccttcttttttttttccatccagtGAACAAGCAGCTTGCAGATAAGGAACGGGTAGCAGCTGCTCTAGAGAATACCCACCTGCTGGAGGTTGTGAACCAGTGCCTGTCAGCCCGCTCCTGAGCCTGGCTTTTTGCCCCCAGTCACACCCAGGGCTCAAGGCCTTGTTTTTTTGAATCACTGACAAGTCATTAAACTAACACTTTACATTTTGTAATAAAcccttaatttatattcatttccaGTGTGTCTCAGAATTTTTCATCTTGGGTCATTCCAGGTTTGAGAGGAGATGGTGATCATGAATGCAAGTTCCTCTACAGGCTGAGTGGATGAGATgcagtgcattttaaaaatttcttccaaTCGAAAAGTTACAAGCATACAAGAATTTTGAGAGAGTAGTGTAGTGATCACACCTGTATACCCATCATCTATATTTAATAGTTGTTAATGTGTTACGTCACCGGTCTCATACTATGAATATATTGAGAGTAAACTGCAGATAAATGGCCCTTCACTTCTAAGTATTTCAACTCGGTCTCCTAAGAGTACTATAACCATAGTACTGTTATCtggccaaaaaatgaaaaattcccgggcacttgggtggctcaatgggttaaaaagcctcagcctttggcttaggtcatgatctcagggtcctgggatcgagtcccacatcgggctctctgctcagcagggagcctgcttccccttctctctctgcctgcctctgcctacttgtgatctctccctgtgtgtcaactaaataaaatctaaaaataaaaaagaaagaaaaattccctaACACTATCTAATATCCAGTTGTTTATGAATTTCCCCAAAATGCGATTCAtagttggtaatttttttttttttttaatcaggctttggggcacctgagtggcttagctagttaagcatctgactcttgatctcagctcaggtctggatctcagggtcataagcttgagcccctcattgggctccatactcagtgtggagcctatttaaaaaaaaaaataataatgctccAGTGAAACTTTATGTGCATTGGTATCCCTCTTTAGCCTCTTCTAAAActgtctccccactccccatgTTTTGATCTTTTTTTGACAGTGACTTTTTTGAAAGATGAGTTGTCCTGAAGAAGTCCTGCaatctgatttcttctttgtcgGTTATGTTTCCTATTAACTGGAAATTGATTGAGTTCAGGTTTGAGTTTATTAACTCAAGAATTTCCTATATATCCTTTAGCATCCACCTGTAGCTATATGATGCCCGCTTGTCTCACTGTTGGTGATGCCCGGTCTGGTCCCCTGGTCAGGGCAGTGACAGCCAATTTCTCTATTGAAAGGACCCTGAAGCGCCCGCTCCCCTAGCATCCCCAGAGATGTGTGTCACTTCAGGTGCTGGGGTCTgggccctctgcctcccccaaccctgtGCCCAAAGCACAGTCTGTCACCAGCATGGTCCATGGGGCTTGGATCTAGGATCAGCCAGTTAGGAACTATAATGCCATgattccctgcctcagtttctttctctgagGATACAAAGGATATTAAGAAGCCGTGCCTTGGCCACTTCATCCCTGCAAAGGCTCCGGTGTGATTGTGGACTTCCAGAGGCTCTTTGCAGATCTCTTGAGGGTCTGCTGACAATATTGAGCCTGTCCTGAGAGTGGGCACTAGCTGAGAGCTTTGCATATACTACCTAGTCCGTCAGTCCTCCACCCAGCCCTGTGTGGCTGTTTCTACCCTTTATTatccctatttcacagatgagaaaacaagctTCTGAAATAATTCACTCCCCAAGGCCTCCAGTCAGGGAGTAAAGAGGAATGTAAGCAGTTTGGCTCATACTCCTCAGCTGGCAGGGGGCGCTGTTGCCTGGATGGAAGGGCCTAGGCTCCCACCCTCCCCACACAGCTGCCAACCCCCAATTCCAGGAAGGAGGGGCTTTGCCACCTAGTGACCAAGATCTGGCTGCCCACGCTCAGACAGATGAAGTCATCAGTCCACATTCCCTGGTTTCGTCATGTGTATTGTGGGCATAGTTGTGACAATTACCAGGGAAAAGGCAAGGTGACCAGCCAGGGTCCCTCGGGCCCAGGGAGCATTCCCCACCACCTATATCCACATGTGGGCTTCACCATGTGTGTACCTCTGCACTGCCTACCCCTTCTGTCTAAGGTCTGCTGGGGGTAGGAGGTCATGAGGGACATAGGAGTCACTGAGTGATTCAGCTGGCCCTCCTAGCAGCCAGGCCATGATGGGCAAGGGATATCAAGCTGTTCATATCACAGCTGGCATATCAGATAGTCCCTTTGTCAGTCTTGACTCATCTGTGTGTGGCCCCTGGCTGCCTGCAAGGACACCATCTGTGAATCTTGGGCTAGGGCCCAGGGAACTTTCTGGAACTCCATCTGTTGTATATGGGTATGAGATGGGGTGAGCTTTGAGGTCTCTGAAGCCCTCTGTCAGGTGTGTCTG contains:
- the CIAO2B gene encoding cytosolic iron-sulfur assembly component 2B isoform X3 gives rise to the protein MVGGGGMGGGLLENANPLIYERSGERPVTAGEEDEQVPDSIDAREIFDLIRSINDPEHPLTLEELNVVEQVRVQVSDPESTVAVAFTPTIPHCSMATLIGLSIKVKLLRSLPQRFKMDVHITPGTHASEHAGHSTRVCQT
- the CIAO2B gene encoding cytosolic iron-sulfur assembly component 2B isoform X2, translating into MVGGGGMGGGLLENANPLIYERSGERPVTAGEEDEQVPDSIDAREIFDLIRSINDPEHPLTLEELNVVEQVRVQVSDPESTVAVAFTPTIPHCSMATLIGLSIKVKLLRSLPQRFKMDVHITPGTHASEHAGLRGDGDHECKFLYRLSG
- the CIAO2B gene encoding cytosolic iron-sulfur assembly component 2B isoform X4 encodes the protein MVGGGGMGGGLLENANPLIYERSGERPVTAGEEDEQVPDSIDAREIFDLIRSINDPEHPLTLEELNVVEQVRVQVSDPESTVAVAFTPTIPHCSMATLIGLSIKVKLLRSLPQRFKMDVHITPGTHASEHAGGS
- the CIAO2B gene encoding cytosolic iron-sulfur assembly component 2B isoform X1, with translation MVGGGGMGGGLLENANPLIYERSGERPVTAGEEDEQVPDSIDAREIFDLIRSINDPEHPLTLEELNVVEQVRVQVSDPESTVAVAFTPTIPHCSMATLIGLSIKVKLLRSLPQRFKMDVHITPGTHASEHAVNKQLADKERVAAALENTHLLEVVNQCLSARS